In Flavobacterium sp. N1736, the following are encoded in one genomic region:
- a CDS encoding DUF6428 family protein, translating to MKLSEIKTILPNLENVAFQLENGNFVPEHFHVTEVGIITKNFIDCGGVIRNEKVVNFQLWNADDYEHRLKPGKLLHIITLSEEKLQIEDFEIEVEYQNETIGRYDLEFNGLNFVLKNKTTACLAQDACGIPSKPKIQLTQLQGDAANSCSPNSGCC from the coding sequence ATGAAATTATCAGAAATTAAAACAATACTTCCAAATTTAGAAAACGTAGCATTTCAATTGGAAAACGGGAATTTTGTTCCTGAACATTTTCACGTTACAGAAGTGGGAATTATTACTAAAAACTTTATTGATTGCGGCGGCGTAATTCGTAACGAAAAAGTGGTCAATTTTCAATTATGGAATGCTGACGATTATGAACATCGTTTAAAACCGGGCAAACTTTTACATATCATTACACTATCTGAAGAAAAATTACAAATTGAAGATTTTGAGATTGAAGTCGAATATCAAAACGAAACAATTGGTCGATATGATTTGGAATTTAATGGTTTAAACTTTGTTCTAAAAAATAAAACTACGGCTTGTCTGGCACAAGACGCTTGCGGAATACCGTCAAAACCAAAAATACAGTTAACCCAATTACAAGGCGATGCTGCAAATTCTTGTTCACCAAATTCCGGATGTTGTTAA
- a CDS encoding arsenate reductase ArsC codes for MTQKILVLCTGNSCRSQIAEGYLKHFLGNNAEVYSAGVETHGVNPRAIATMKEDGIDIANHTSNHIDEYSNIDFDIVVTVCDNAKERCPFLPTKAQKFHQNFSDPAKATGTEEEILEEFRKVRETIKEYCRNFKI; via the coding sequence ATGACACAAAAAATTTTAGTGCTTTGCACAGGAAATAGCTGCAGAAGCCAAATTGCAGAAGGTTATTTAAAACACTTTTTAGGCAATAATGCCGAAGTTTACAGTGCCGGTGTTGAAACTCACGGCGTAAATCCAAGAGCAATTGCAACAATGAAAGAAGACGGGATTGATATTGCAAATCATACTTCAAATCATATTGATGAATATTCAAATATCGATTTTGATATTGTAGTTACGGTTTGCGATAATGCCAAAGAAAGATGTCCGTTTTTGCCAACGAAAGCTCAAAAGTTTCATCAAAATTTTTCTGATCCGGCAAAAGCAACCGGAACCGAGGAAGAAATTTTAGAAGAGTTTAGAAAAGTTAGAGAAACTATAAAAGAATATTGCCGCAATTTTAAAATATAA
- a CDS encoding OmpA family protein, which translates to MKKYLLLIVVFLFSFFAKAQTSNSFLLNLYGGYVFQDKVEYDNSYGYVEDGFEYGAGLEYFFIDNSSIELKYNRLDTKLPLYGPLGTQLNAGDDKGAINYILLDYAHYFDIGSNVMPYLGAGAGIAILETPQSGSETYFAWEAKAGIKIKTSSPLSINLNAYLQSMAAAVGNSYYWTYYGPVGVTDYVATYQFGLGATISYDFSK; encoded by the coding sequence ATGAAAAAGTATCTTCTGTTAATCGTTGTTTTTTTATTTTCATTTTTTGCGAAAGCGCAAACTTCAAACTCTTTTCTGCTTAATTTATATGGCGGTTATGTTTTTCAGGATAAAGTTGAATACGATAATAGTTATGGTTATGTAGAAGACGGTTTTGAATATGGAGCCGGATTAGAGTATTTTTTTATAGATAATAGTTCTATCGAATTAAAATACAACAGACTAGATACTAAATTGCCTTTATATGGTCCGCTTGGAACTCAACTTAATGCCGGAGATGACAAAGGTGCCATAAATTATATTTTACTGGATTATGCGCATTATTTTGATATTGGTTCTAATGTAATGCCTTATCTGGGAGCCGGTGCCGGTATCGCTATTCTTGAAACACCTCAAAGCGGAAGCGAAACTTATTTTGCATGGGAAGCAAAAGCCGGAATAAAAATTAAAACTTCTTCGCCTTTATCAATCAATTTAAATGCTTATTTGCAATCTATGGCCGCCGCAGTTGGTAATAGTTATTACTGGACTTATTACGGTCCGGTTGGTGTAACAGATTATGTAGCAACATATCAATTTGGACTTGGTGCTACAATAAGTTACGATTTCAGCAAATAA
- a CDS encoding carbohydrate-binding protein: MKKNYRFKLSLLLIIAFSNFAIAQTSLGSSKSFMNNLKKQLATSANSKSASKTFSLEVENSKSFNGTINYKESNASSEILIGEIKNTAESSFYIKVKDNALEGHIILSKTKEAYKYYSDAQGNAFVAKVDINTLICIDYKNVSKNVSENATKTTNKVAAAKIAPELLNLQSLPGAAGCVLLDFDGYYMPAGNAWNNGNPIDAAPSGMSDAEIQRHWEIVAEDFRPFNLNITTNEAVYNSYPKNRRMRTVITPTNAVYSGGIGGVAYVGSFNWDNDVPCWVFDTSGKGGETSSHEIGHTFDLTHDGLNSGEEYYVGLPNTSWAPIMGTGSRPIVQWSKGEYNNANNKQDDVAIIAGAKFGIGYRADDYGNTTATAANLDYNANGVINQKNGIISSEADRDFFTFTTVGGNVSINANTVARDGNLHLLIRLYNAAGVEMRTYSNPDPFALNAAMNINLPAGKYFISVNGTGAGNPASGGYSAYGSIGSYSITGTISPSLNVSPSTDVVTVYKDFYYSGFSGGLTIGDYNLERLNSLGVLNDDISSLKIAQGFQAILYQNDNFTGASIVMNSDNAALNTTWNDQISSIRILANGVTTLDNQTFFLQNRNSELNMEVDIQNADYGIIQGNTNKDNQKYKFTHLGDGLYLINSMATGAILSVKEGDKANGANVEHHPYIGNANQQFVVIDTGDGFYKFIARHSGKLVVVAGASKVSGAKIQQWENVNQTYGHWKLISTIVPDKAILIQAEDYSAMSGVITEATTDVGGGLNVTGTDLGDSMTYNNINFPTTGTYLIEYRIACAVNGAQIFTYLNKESVFLGNVNITNTGGWQNWQTVTQTVNVNAGTYNFEIYVQNKSMNINWIRISPIETQPSTLIQAEDYTAMSGIKTETTTDAGGGLNVTDIHAGDWLKYANINFPTSGSYLIEYRVASVANGAQIFVDLNNAANVIGNVNIPYTGKMQKWQTVEQTVNVNAGTYNLTIQFKNENVNINWIRITKITSQASTLIQAEDFSAMSGTKNEVTADVGGGLSVTNTDASNWLGYSNISFPTAGSYLIEYRVASAANGGQIFPELNDGGNFLEKVTVPNTGGSQNWQTVKQIINIKPGTYNLTIHIQNVKFNINWIRISKIESETTALIQAEDYSTMSGIKTETTTDVGGGLNVTDTKMGDSLMYNNVNFPTSGTYLIEYRVASTGEAKILTYLNNQKSFLGHVDIPNTRGWQNWQTVTQTVNVDSGTTNLFVYIQSNSVNINWIRITRIEGAAAANASNSVVSAAITEDEVDSVALNIYPNPVSDVLFFTTDQTGGNVSVFDSQTGSLVVSQKINDNNLNVSGLRTGIYLIVFEKDGTRTVKRFIKK; the protein is encoded by the coding sequence ATGAAAAAAAATTACAGGTTTAAGTTAAGTTTACTCTTAATTATTGCTTTTAGCAATTTTGCAATCGCACAAACTTCTTTAGGATCAAGTAAGTCGTTTATGAACAATTTAAAGAAGCAGCTGGCAACTTCTGCTAATTCAAAATCTGCTTCAAAAACATTTTCACTTGAGGTAGAAAATTCGAAAAGCTTTAATGGAACAATTAATTATAAAGAATCTAATGCTTCAAGTGAGATTTTAATTGGAGAAATTAAAAACACAGCAGAATCTTCTTTTTACATTAAAGTAAAAGACAACGCTTTGGAAGGGCATATTATTTTAAGCAAAACAAAAGAAGCTTATAAGTATTATTCAGATGCACAGGGAAATGCATTTGTTGCTAAAGTTGATATTAATACTTTGATTTGTATTGATTACAAAAATGTTTCTAAAAACGTTTCTGAAAATGCAACTAAAACAACCAATAAAGTTGCAGCTGCTAAAATTGCTCCGGAATTATTGAATTTACAGAGTTTGCCGGGTGCAGCAGGTTGTGTTTTATTAGATTTTGATGGATATTATATGCCTGCCGGAAACGCATGGAACAATGGTAACCCTATAGATGCAGCACCGTCTGGTATGAGTGATGCAGAAATACAAAGACATTGGGAAATAGTTGCAGAAGATTTCAGACCTTTTAATTTAAACATTACGACCAACGAAGCCGTTTATAATTCATATCCAAAAAACAGAAGAATGCGTACGGTGATAACGCCAACAAATGCAGTATATTCAGGAGGAATTGGAGGTGTGGCGTATGTTGGTTCTTTCAATTGGGATAATGATGTGCCGTGTTGGGTATTTGATACTTCAGGGAAAGGAGGAGAAACATCTTCTCATGAGATTGGACATACTTTTGATCTTACTCATGATGGCTTAAATTCTGGTGAAGAATATTATGTTGGCCTTCCTAATACTTCGTGGGCGCCAATTATGGGAACAGGTAGCAGGCCAATCGTACAATGGAGTAAAGGAGAATATAATAATGCAAACAACAAGCAGGATGATGTAGCGATTATCGCAGGCGCCAAATTTGGTATAGGATATCGCGCAGACGATTATGGAAATACAACAGCTACTGCAGCAAATTTAGACTATAATGCCAATGGAGTAATTAATCAAAAAAATGGCATCATTTCAAGTGAAGCTGATCGTGATTTCTTTACGTTTACAACAGTCGGAGGAAATGTTTCTATCAATGCCAATACCGTTGCAAGAGACGGAAATCTGCACCTTTTAATAAGATTGTATAACGCAGCAGGAGTTGAGATGAGAACGTATTCGAACCCTGATCCTTTTGCTTTAAATGCTGCTATGAATATAAATTTACCGGCCGGTAAATATTTTATAAGTGTTAATGGTACCGGAGCTGGAAATCCTGCCTCTGGAGGATATTCGGCTTATGGTTCTATCGGAAGTTACTCAATTACAGGAACAATTTCACCAAGTTTAAATGTAAGTCCTTCTACAGACGTAGTTACGGTTTATAAAGATTTTTATTATAGCGGATTTTCCGGCGGATTGACTATTGGAGATTATAATTTGGAGCGTTTAAATTCTTTAGGCGTTTTAAATGATGATATTTCTTCGCTTAAAATCGCTCAGGGATTTCAGGCGATTCTGTATCAGAATGATAATTTTACCGGAGCTTCAATAGTTATGAATTCTGATAATGCAGCCTTAAACACAACCTGGAATGACCAGATAAGTTCTATTCGAATTCTGGCAAACGGAGTCACGACTTTAGACAATCAGACGTTCTTTTTGCAAAACAGAAACAGCGAACTTAACATGGAGGTGGATATCCAGAATGCAGACTATGGTATAATACAGGGAAATACAAATAAAGATAATCAAAAATATAAATTTACCCATTTAGGTGATGGACTGTATTTAATCAATTCCATGGCTACAGGAGCTATCCTTAGTGTAAAGGAAGGTGATAAAGCCAATGGTGCCAATGTAGAACATCATCCCTATATTGGAAATGCCAATCAACAGTTTGTTGTAATTGATACAGGCGATGGGTTTTATAAATTTATTGCCAGACACAGTGGAAAATTAGTTGTGGTTGCAGGAGCAAGTAAGGTGAGTGGCGCTAAAATTCAGCAGTGGGAGAATGTTAACCAGACTTATGGACACTGGAAATTAATTTCTACAATTGTACCGGATAAAGCAATTTTAATTCAGGCCGAAGATTACTCTGCTATGAGCGGAGTTATAACCGAAGCAACAACAGATGTTGGTGGAGGTTTAAACGTTACAGGGACTGATCTTGGTGACTCGATGACGTATAACAACATCAATTTTCCAACTACAGGTACTTATTTAATAGAATACCGGATAGCTTGTGCGGTAAATGGAGCCCAAATATTTACTTACCTAAACAAAGAGTCCGTTTTTTTAGGAAATGTTAATATAACCAATACCGGAGGATGGCAAAACTGGCAGACTGTTACCCAAACAGTAAACGTAAATGCGGGAACTTATAATTTTGAAATATATGTTCAAAATAAAAGTATGAACATCAACTGGATTAGAATTTCCCCAATCGAAACCCAACCTTCGACTTTAATTCAGGCGGAAGATTACACAGCTATGAGCGGAATTAAAACTGAAACAACGACAGACGCTGGTGGAGGTTTAAATGTTACCGATATACATGCAGGTGATTGGTTGAAATATGCTAATATCAATTTTCCAACATCAGGTTCTTATTTAATAGAATACAGAGTAGCGAGTGTTGCAAATGGAGCACAAATATTTGTTGACTTAAATAATGCAGCCAATGTTATAGGGAATGTTAATATACCTTACACAGGAAAAATGCAAAAGTGGCAAACCGTTGAACAAACTGTAAATGTGAATGCCGGAACCTATAATCTTACAATTCAGTTTAAAAATGAAAACGTCAACATCAACTGGATTAGGATTACTAAAATAACTTCTCAGGCATCTACTTTAATTCAGGCAGAAGACTTCTCTGCTATGAGTGGAACAAAAAACGAAGTAACGGCAGATGTTGGCGGAGGTTTAAGTGTTACAAACACAGATGCTTCTAACTGGTTAGGTTATAGTAATATTAGTTTTCCAACGGCTGGTTCTTATTTAATAGAATACAGAGTAGCGAGTGCTGCAAATGGAGGTCAAATATTTCCTGAATTAAATGATGGAGGAAATTTTCTTGAAAAAGTTACCGTACCCAATACCGGAGGATCGCAAAACTGGCAGACTGTTAAACAAATTATAAACATAAAACCGGGAACCTATAATTTAACAATCCACATTCAAAATGTAAAGTTTAACATCAACTGGATTAGAATTTCTAAAATCGAATCGGAAACCACGGCTTTGATCCAGGCAGAAGATTACTCGACTATGAGCGGAATTAAAACCGAAACAACAACAGATGTTGGGGGAGGTTTAAACGTTACAGATACAAAAATGGGAGACTCGTTGATGTATAATAATGTCAATTTTCCAACATCAGGTACTTATTTAATTGAATACAGAGTAGCAAGCACCGGAGAAGCTAAAATACTTACTTATTTAAATAATCAAAAATCTTTTTTAGGACATGTTGATATTCCTAATACAAGAGGATGGCAAAACTGGCAAACGGTTACACAAACTGTAAATGTTGATAGCGGAACCACTAATCTTTTTGTATACATTCAGAGTAATTCTGTAAATATTAACTGGATCAGAATCACCAGAATTGAAGGAGCAGCGGCCGCCAACGCTTCAAATTCTGTAGTTTCTGCTGCTATTACAGAAGATGAGGTAGATTCTGTTGCATTAAATATTTATCCAAATCCGGTTTCAGATGTGCTTTTCTTTACTACAGATCAAACAGGAGGAAATGTAAGTGTATTTGATTCTCAAACAGGAAGCTTAGTTGTATCGCAAAAAATCAATGATAATAATTTGAATGTTTCTGGTTTAAGAACCGGAATTTATCTGATTGTTTTTGAGAAAGACGGAACGAGAACGGTTAAACGTTTTATTAAGAAATAA
- a CDS encoding carbohydrate-binding protein — translation MKKNYRFKLSLLLIIAFSNFAIAQTSLGSSKSFMNNLKKQLATSANSKSASKTFSLEVENSKSFNGTINYKESNASSEILIGEIKNTAESSFYIKVKDNALEGHIILRKTKEAYKYYSDAQGNAFVAKVDINSLICIEYENVSKNAAKTTNKVAVAKISPAVLSLESLPGAAGCVLLDFDGYSLSAGSLWNNGNAIDAAPSGMSDEDIQGHWEIVAEDFRPFNLNITTSEAVYNSYPKKKRMRTVITPTGSIYPGASGVAYVGSFNFDDVPSWVFDTSVSGAQATSHEIGHTLGLSHDGRTNPAEGYYAGEPNASWAPIMGVGYYNPITQWSKGEYDYANNKQDDVAIIASDQFGLGYRADDYGNTIATAANLDYNVNGVINQKNGVITSEADTDFFTFTTAGGNVSINAHTVSRSGNLHILIRLFNSAGTQIETYWNPDPFTLNAAMHTNLPAGKYFISISGTGAGNVRSGGYSAYGSIGSYSITGTILPNAAISPSTDVVTVYKDFYYSGFSGGLTIGDYNLERLNSLGVLNDDISSLKIAQGFQAILYQNDNFTGASIVMNSDNAALNTTWNDQVSSIRILANGVTTLDNQMFFLQNKNSGLNIESQNGNYGNGILQGNINKDYQKYKFTHLGNGLYTIYSNSAGKVLSVKDSNKTNSVSIEQSDYIGNANQEFVVVATGDGFYKFIARHSGKLVEVAGASKETGAKIQQWENVNQTNGQWKLISTIVPDKAILIQAEDYSAMSGVITEATTDVGGGLNVTGTDLGDSMTYNNINFPTTGTYLIEYRIACAVNGAQIFTYLNKESVFLGNVNITNTGGWQNWQTVTQTVNVNAGTYNFEIYVQNKSMNINWIRISPIETQPSTLIQAEDYTAMSGIKTETTTDAGAGLNVTDTHAGDWLKYGNINFPTSGSYLIEYRVASVANGAQIFVDLNNAANVIGNVNIPYTGKMQKWQTVEQTVNVNAGTYNLTIQFKNENVNINWIRITKITSQESTLIQAEDFADMSGITTEVTTDVGGGLSVINTEASNWLGYSNISFPTAGSYLIEYRVASAANGGQIFPELNDGGNFLEKVTVPNTGGSQNWQTVKQIINIKPGTYNLTIHIQNVKFNINWIRISKIESETTALIQAEDYSTMSGIKTEVTTDVGRGLNVTDTKVGDWLMYNNVNFPTSGTYLIEYRVASTGEAKILPYLNNEKYFLGHIDIPNTRGWQNWQTVTQTVNVDSGTTNLFVYIQSNSVNINWIRITRIEGAVGVAAINASEASSINNEIKDAGLAVYPNPVSDVLFFTTDQTGGNVSVFDSQTGSLVVSQKINENNLNVSGLRTGIYLIVFEKDGTRTVKRFIKK, via the coding sequence ATGAAAAAAAATTACAGGTTTAAGTTAAGTTTACTCTTAATTATTGCTTTTAGCAATTTTGCAATCGCACAAACTTCTTTAGGATCAAGTAAGTCGTTTATGAACAATTTAAAGAAGCAGCTGGCAACTTCTGCTAATTCAAAATCTGCTTCAAAAACATTTTCACTTGAGGTAGAAAATTCGAAAAGCTTTAATGGAACAATTAATTATAAAGAATCTAATGCTTCAAGTGAGATTTTAATTGGAGAAATTAAAAATACAGCAGAATCTTCTTTTTACATTAAAGTAAAAGACAACGCTCTGGAAGGGCATATTATTTTAAGAAAAACAAAAGAAGCTTATAAGTATTATTCAGATGCACAGGGAAATGCATTTGTTGCTAAAGTTGATATTAATAGTTTGATTTGTATTGAGTACGAAAACGTTTCTAAAAATGCAGCTAAAACAACCAATAAAGTTGCAGTTGCTAAAATTTCTCCTGCAGTATTGAGTTTAGAAAGTTTACCGGGTGCAGCAGGTTGTGTTTTATTAGATTTTGATGGTTACTCTCTGTCCGCAGGAAGTCTTTGGAACAATGGTAATGCAATAGATGCAGCACCTTCTGGTATGAGCGATGAAGACATACAAGGTCATTGGGAAATAGTTGCAGAAGATTTCAGACCTTTTAATTTAAATATTACGACCAGCGAAGCTGTTTATAATTCATATCCAAAAAAGAAAAGAATGCGTACGGTGATAACGCCAACAGGTTCAATATATCCGGGAGCAAGTGGTGTGGCTTATGTTGGTTCTTTCAATTTTGATGATGTACCGTCTTGGGTATTTGATACTTCAGTTTCAGGAGCACAAGCGACTTCGCATGAAATTGGACATACTTTAGGTCTTTCTCATGATGGTCGTACAAATCCTGCCGAAGGATATTATGCCGGTGAACCTAATGCTTCGTGGGCTCCTATTATGGGCGTGGGGTATTATAATCCTATTACACAGTGGAGTAAAGGAGAATACGATTATGCAAACAACAAGCAGGATGATGTAGCGATTATTGCAAGCGATCAATTTGGTTTAGGATATCGCGCAGACGATTATGGAAATACGATAGCTACTGCGGCAAACTTAGATTATAATGTTAACGGAGTAATTAATCAAAAAAACGGTGTCATTACAAGTGAAGCCGATACTGATTTCTTTACGTTTACAACAGCCGGTGGAAATGTATCTATCAACGCCCATACAGTTTCTAGAAGCGGAAATCTGCATATTTTAATCAGATTATTTAATTCAGCCGGAACACAAATAGAAACGTATTGGAACCCTGATCCGTTTACTTTAAATGCTGCAATGCATACAAACTTACCGGCCGGTAAATATTTTATTAGCATTAGCGGTACCGGAGCAGGAAATGTACGCTCTGGGGGATATTCGGCTTATGGTTCTATCGGAAGTTATTCTATTACAGGAACGATTTTACCAAATGCAGCTATAAGTCCTTCTACAGACGTAGTTACGGTTTATAAAGATTTTTATTATAGCGGATTTTCCGGCGGATTGACTATTGGAGATTATAATTTGGAGCGTTTAAATTCTTTAGGCGTTTTAAATGATGATATTTCTTCGCTTAAAATCGCTCAGGGATTTCAGGCGATTCTGTATCAGAATGATAATTTTACCGGAGCTTCAATAGTTATGAATTCTGATAATGCAGCCTTAAACACAACCTGGAATGACCAGGTAAGTTCTATTCGAATTCTGGCAAACGGAGTCACGACTTTAGACAATCAGATGTTCTTTTTGCAAAACAAAAACAGCGGACTTAACATAGAAAGCCAGAATGGAAACTACGGAAATGGTATACTACAGGGAAATATAAATAAAGATTATCAAAAATATAAATTTACCCATTTAGGTAACGGATTATATACAATCTATTCCAACTCTGCAGGAAAAGTTCTTAGTGTAAAAGATTCGAATAAGACCAATAGTGTCAGTATTGAACAAAGTGATTATATTGGAAATGCAAATCAAGAATTTGTTGTAGTTGCTACGGGTGATGGATTTTATAAATTTATTGCCAGACACAGCGGAAAATTAGTTGAGGTTGCAGGAGCAAGTAAAGAGACTGGCGCTAAAATTCAGCAGTGGGAGAATGTTAACCAGACTAACGGACAATGGAAATTAATTTCTACAATTGTACCGGATAAAGCAATTTTAATTCAGGCCGAAGATTACTCTGCTATGAGCGGAGTTATAACCGAAGCAACAACAGATGTTGGTGGAGGTTTAAACGTTACAGGGACTGATCTTGGTGACTCGATGACGTATAACAACATCAATTTTCCAACTACCGGTACTTATTTAATAGAATACAGGATAGCTTGTGCGGTAAATGGAGCCCAAATATTTACGTACTTAAACAAAGAGTCTGTTTTTTTAGGAAATGTTAATATAACCAATACCGGAGGATGGCAAAACTGGCAGACTGTTACCCAAACAGTAAACGTAAATGCGGGAACTTATAATTTTGAAATATATGTTCAAAATAAAAGTATGAACATCAACTGGATTAGAATTTCCCCAATCGAAACCCAACCTTCGACTTTAATTCAGGCGGAAGATTACACAGCTATGAGCGGAATTAAAACTGAAACAACGACAGATGCTGGTGCAGGTTTAAATGTTACAGATACACATGCAGGTGATTGGTTGAAATATGGTAATATTAATTTTCCAACATCAGGTTCTTATTTAATAGAATACAGAGTAGCGAGTGTTGCAAATGGAGCACAAATATTTGTTGACTTAAACAATGCAGCCAATGTTATAGGGAATGTTAATATACCTTACACAGGAAAAATGCAAAAGTGGCAAACCGTTGAACAAACTGTAAATGTGAATGCCGGAACCTATAATCTTACAATTCAGTTTAAAAATGAAAACGTAAACATCAACTGGATCAGGATTACCAAAATAACATCTCAGGAATCAACTTTAATTCAGGCAGAAGATTTCGCAGATATGAGCGGAATTACAACCGAAGTAACAACAGATGTTGGCGGAGGTTTATCCGTTATAAATACAGAGGCTTCTAATTGGTTAGGTTATAGTAATATTAGTTTTCCAACGGCTGGTTCCTATTTAATAGAATACAGAGTAGCGAGTGCTGCAAATGGAGGTCAAATATTTCCTGAATTAAATGATGGAGGAAATTTTCTTGAAAAAGTTACCGTACCCAATACCGGAGGATCGCAAAACTGGCAGACTGTTAAACAAATTATAAACATAAAACCAGGAACCTATAATTTAACAATCCACATTCAAAATGTAAAGTTTAACATCAACTGGATTAGAATTTCTAAAATCGAATCGGAAACCACGGCTTTGATCCAGGCAGAAGATTACTCGACTATGAGCGGAATTAAAACCGAAGTAACAACTGATGTCGGCAGAGGTTTAAACGTTACAGATACAAAAGTGGGCGACTGGTTGATGTATAATAATGTCAATTTTCCAACATCTGGTACTTATTTAATTGAATACAGAGTAGCAAGCACCGGAGAAGCTAAAATTCTTCCTTATTTAAACAACGAAAAATATTTTTTAGGACATATTGATATTCCTAATACAAGAGGATGGCAAAATTGGCAAACGGTTACACAAACTGTAAATGTTGATAGCGGAACTACTAATCTTTTTGTATACATTCAGAGTAATTCTGTAAATATTAACTGGATCAGAATCACCAGAATTGAAGGAGCAGTCGGAGTTGCCGCAATAAATGCTTCTGAAGCTTCATCAATTAACAATGAAATTAAAGATGCAGGATTAGCTGTATATCCAAATCCGGTTTCAGATGTACTTTTCTTTACTACAGATCAAACAGGAGGAAATGTAAGCGTGTTCGATTCTCAAACAGGAAGTTTAGTTGTATCGCAAAAAATCAATGAGAATAATTTGAATGTTTCTGGTTTAAGAACCGGAATTTATCTGATTGTTTTTGAGAAAGACGGAACGAGAACGGTTAAACGTTTTATTAAAAAATAG